DNA from Rubripirellula lacrimiformis:
CTGGGGCATGATGCATGCGATCATGGTGTACGGAGTCGACACCAAGGTGCAGGTCGAACGCAATTCGTACAGCACGATCGCGTGGATTGCGGGCAACAACGCCTGCCGCGGTCAACGATTGCTGACCGAAAAAGACGGCCGCATTGTGGTCCGAAGCGGCGTCGGGCTGCAGGGTCACCAGGCTCAAATGCTAGCCGTATTTTCGCTCTGCGAAGTCCCCGAAGACTATCCATTGTATGCCGATGGGCAGCAGTTTTCGGTTGCCGATGTGATCCGCGAAGAACAGTTGGCGTGCAAATCCGGCGAAGAGCTGACATTCACGTTGATCGGTCTTTCCCATTACATGGACACCGACGCGACTTGGACGAGCGAAGACGGCCAGACCTGGGACTTCCAGCGTTTGATTCGTGAAGAACTGTCCCAGCCGATCGTCGGGGCCGCCTGTGGGGGAACCCACCGGTTGATGGGATTCGCCCACGCACTTCGCCAGCGTCGTGCCGAAGGCAAGCCGATCGACGGACAATGGCAGCGGGCTGAAAAGTTCACGCAGGACTTTGTCGACTATGCCTACCGGCTCCAGAATCGCGACGGATCGTTCAGCACGGACTGGTTCGAAGGGCGAGAAAACAAAGACGATATCGATCGCAAAGTCCAGGTGACCGGCCACATGGTCGAATGGCTGCTGACGTTGACCCCGGATTCAGAGCTGCAAAATCCTCGCCTCGTTTCGGCCGTACGGTACCTCTTGTCGGCGATGTATCGGGAACGTGGACACGACTGGAGCATCGGTCCCAAGGGACACGCTCTGCGATCGCTGGCGATGTTCTATGAACGGGCCTATCAGAGCGGACCGGCCTGGCAACAGCCGATGACGGCCCGTTCCAATGACCAAATCCGGCGATAGTGGCCGGCGTAAAACGTGCGTCGACCTGTGCGAAGCTAGGCCAATAGGCTAAAACAGCGAGACTACGCGACGACGACACTCCTGCACTGAAACGGCCTCCACGTGGCGACGCAACGATTCACCAAACACAACGCTGCCATCATCCAAACGGGCGTGGCTTTGTTAAAGGCTCGCAATGCCGACGCTTTGTTGGTGTTGTTGGATGGATCAACCGACTGGAAGCGGATCGCCGAAATCGCATCGGAAGTTGAAAAACCGATCATCGTGGCGGTCGATTCCCCTGACGACCTGGAAGGGGCATCCGAGGCCGGGCTGAAAGCTCTGGCGCTGAACAAGGAAAAAGCACCGCTGTTGGAACGGCTGCAGCATGCTCTGCTGGAAGCTGCGGCCGACGAGTTCATTCGGACCAACGGCGAAATCGTCGCCGTCTACAGTGGTTTTCACCAAGGCCGGCTGGATTCGATCAGCCACCTGCAACTGGACGAACGGATGCGGCGTCTTACGACCCGCGACCTGCAGATGCTGGAGAGCCGGGTGCCGTTGCCAACGATCAAAGCCGTCATCGATTTGGCCGCGCAAATTGGTCGCGAAGGCCGCGAAGGCAAGCCCGTCGGCACGCTGTTTGTCGTCGGCGACACCCGCAAGGTGCTGGAACACAGCAACGATTCTGGCGTCGACCCGTTCCGCGGGTACAACCGAAAGAGCCGCAATCTGTTGGACGCCAAAGTCCAAGACGATGCCAAAGAAATCGCTCAACTCGACGGTGCATTTGTTGTCGGCAGCGACGCGGTCATCGAACGCAGTCGGCAGATGTTGGAAGTGTCTCACGAAGACCTGACGATGACCAAGGGATTGGGGGCACGCCACTGGGCAGCCGCCGCGATCTCGCGAAAAACCAAGGCCATTTCTGTGGTGGTCAGCCAATCGACTGGCACGGTCCGACTGTATCAAGACGGGCATTTGGTGATGCGAATCGAACCGATGGACAAAGCGGTCA
Protein-coding regions in this window:
- a CDS encoding DNA integrity scanning protein DisA nucleotide-binding domain protein — its product is MATQRFTKHNAAIIQTGVALLKARNADALLVLLDGSTDWKRIAEIASEVEKPIIVAVDSPDDLEGASEAGLKALALNKEKAPLLERLQHALLEAAADEFIRTNGEIVAVYSGFHQGRLDSISHLQLDERMRRLTTRDLQMLESRVPLPTIKAVIDLAAQIGREGREGKPVGTLFVVGDTRKVLEHSNDSGVDPFRGYNRKSRNLLDAKVQDDAKEIAQLDGAFVVGSDAVIERSRQMLEVSHEDLTMTKGLGARHWAAAAISRKTKAISVVVSQSTGTVRLYQDGHLVMRIEPMDKAVTWQEFAFEPPSSNQAES